From one Leptospira noumeaensis genomic stretch:
- the bioB gene encoding biotin synthase BioB: MIAEVQEKTVSQAPSLITEAEAFEILEGKVPLLSVVARAAEERNRYYTNRVRIHILDNIKNGYCPEDCGYCAQRKGGDSGIQEYSLKSPEEIWEDAKRAKDNGAYRFCMVTSGRGPTDKAVDKLAETISRINGELGMKVCLSAGILDAKKARTLKDAGLDRYNHNLNTSESKYNEICSTHTFKDRLTTLEAAKEADIGLCSGIIVGMGEELKDLVQVAFELKRLGVISIPVNFFIPIKGHAIQKSPLTPEFCIRVLSVFRLVNPDSEIRIGAGREGHLGSLQAMALFVANSLFAEGYLNVKGSEMVQTMNLIRDCSMVPEFTEGVPEGWEDYESQSLYDEKNFPELYKHKK; encoded by the coding sequence ATGATTGCAGAAGTCCAAGAAAAAACAGTTTCCCAAGCACCTTCCTTAATTACGGAAGCGGAAGCATTTGAAATCCTAGAAGGAAAAGTCCCTTTGCTATCGGTTGTCGCTCGTGCGGCGGAAGAACGAAATCGTTATTATACCAATCGTGTTCGCATTCATATACTAGATAATATCAAAAACGGTTATTGCCCAGAAGACTGTGGATACTGCGCCCAAAGAAAGGGTGGAGATTCTGGAATCCAGGAGTATTCATTAAAGTCACCAGAAGAAATTTGGGAAGATGCCAAACGTGCCAAAGATAACGGTGCTTACCGATTTTGTATGGTGACTTCGGGTCGTGGTCCAACAGACAAAGCTGTTGATAAACTGGCTGAAACTATCTCCAGAATCAATGGGGAACTTGGAATGAAGGTTTGTTTGTCGGCAGGAATTTTGGATGCAAAAAAAGCTCGCACCTTAAAAGACGCAGGCCTTGACAGATACAATCACAACCTCAATACTTCAGAATCTAAATACAATGAAATTTGTTCGACTCATACATTCAAAGACCGACTAACAACACTTGAGGCGGCAAAAGAAGCAGATATCGGACTTTGTTCAGGAATCATTGTTGGAATGGGAGAAGAATTAAAAGATCTCGTACAAGTTGCGTTTGAACTCAAACGACTTGGAGTTATATCTATCCCTGTTAACTTTTTTATCCCCATCAAAGGCCATGCCATCCAAAAGTCGCCACTCACTCCAGAGTTTTGTATCCGCGTTTTGTCTGTGTTTCGATTGGTGAATCCAGATTCAGAAATTCGTATTGGTGCAGGTAGAGAAGGGCATTTGGGTTCATTACAAGCCATGGCTCTCTTTGTAGCCAACTCATTGTTTGCTGAAGGTTACTTGAATGTGAAGGGAAGTGAAATGGTTCAAACCATGAACTTAATTCGTGACTGTTCTATGGTGCCTGAATTTACAGAAGGTGTTCCAGAAGGATGGGAAGATTACGAATCACAATCCCTTTACGACGAGAAAAATTTTCCAGAACTCTATAAACATAAAAAGTAG
- a CDS encoding MFS transporter: MRKPSLPFRKQISYAIGQLGWSTLINIIGLHQVYFYLPPAPKPGQECFPDLIETMAFWGLSTIGVVAAVGRLWDAFTDPVIANSSDRFTSRFGRRIPFLFLGGIPAAVFCWLIFVPPHHFVSTTNLVWMTGCMLLFYLFLTIYVTPFFALIPELGHTPEERLNLSTYISVTYALGIIIASTEPMIAGVLKSNFVFDVDGSLQTLISRQYAIGILCAFAAICMYFPVFTIHEKTYCESEASSVPFKEAIFLTFKNKNFLYFALSDLCYFLALTILTTGISYYVTVLLGLEREFVTQLLAVMLLVSFACYPVVNWVAKKIGKKKTVLFGFYVFLTLFLSIYFIGKDSLPLSPYIQGYLIVTIAAVPIAILGILPNAILADIAELDSLKTGSKREGLFYAGRTFMQKLGQTLAVLIFSSVILLGLDRETKKNASPHVTGIIAPSVSDSKLEVKKNIEVEAKISKESTICKVEEEEAGGELGVRLTGPLASAFCILAIFLFGKYKEDETLEEIAKIRGN; encoded by the coding sequence ATGCGAAAACCATCTTTACCATTTCGAAAACAAATTAGTTATGCGATCGGCCAATTGGGCTGGTCTACACTCATCAACATCATTGGTCTCCACCAAGTTTATTTTTATCTCCCACCGGCACCGAAACCTGGCCAAGAATGTTTTCCCGATCTTATCGAAACAATGGCTTTCTGGGGACTTTCTACCATTGGGGTTGTGGCAGCCGTTGGTCGTTTGTGGGACGCGTTTACAGACCCTGTCATCGCCAATTCATCGGACAGATTTACTTCTAGGTTCGGACGAAGGATTCCCTTTCTTTTCCTCGGTGGAATCCCAGCAGCCGTCTTTTGTTGGCTAATCTTTGTTCCACCCCATCACTTTGTCTCTACAACCAACCTGGTTTGGATGACAGGTTGTATGTTGCTTTTTTATCTATTTTTAACCATCTATGTCACTCCCTTCTTTGCTCTTATCCCTGAGCTTGGGCATACACCGGAAGAAAGGTTAAACCTTTCTACTTATATTTCTGTGACTTATGCACTGGGGATCATTATCGCTTCCACAGAACCCATGATCGCCGGCGTATTAAAGTCCAACTTTGTTTTTGATGTGGATGGATCCTTGCAAACCTTGATTTCTCGCCAATATGCTATTGGGATTTTATGTGCCTTTGCAGCCATTTGTATGTACTTTCCCGTATTTACAATCCATGAAAAAACCTATTGTGAGTCGGAGGCTTCAAGCGTTCCATTTAAGGAAGCCATCTTTCTAACATTCAAAAATAAGAATTTTCTATACTTCGCCTTAAGCGACCTTTGTTATTTCCTGGCTCTTACCATTCTGACAACAGGGATTTCTTATTACGTAACCGTTCTTTTGGGACTGGAACGTGAGTTTGTCACACAACTCCTTGCTGTGATGTTACTGGTTTCTTTTGCATGTTATCCCGTGGTCAATTGGGTTGCAAAAAAAATCGGAAAGAAAAAGACAGTTTTATTCGGATTTTATGTTTTTCTCACATTGTTTCTTTCCATTTATTTTATTGGGAAAGATAGTCTGCCATTATCACCGTATATCCAAGGTTATTTGATTGTAACCATTGCAGCCGTTCCGATTGCGATTCTTGGGATTTTACCAAATGCCATTTTGGCTGATATTGCTGAACTGGATTCGTTAAAAACAGGATCCAAACGGGAAGGTTTGTTTTATGCGGGTCGAACCTTTATGCAAAAATTGGGACAAACACTGGCAGTTCTTATCTTTAGTTCAGTGATCCTTCTTGGACTTGACCGTGAAACAAAGAAAAACGCATCTCCCCATGTAACGGGAATCATCGCTCCTTCTGTTTCCGATTCCAAACTAGAAGTGAAAAAAAATATCGAAGTTGAGGCAAAAATAAGTAAGGAATCCACCATTTGTAAAGTCGAAGAAGAAGAAGCGGGAGGGGAGCTAGGCGTCCGTCTGACTGGTCCTCTTGCCTCTGCATTCTGTATATTGGCCATCTTCCTCTTTGGAAAATACAAGGAAGATGAAACTTTAGAAGAGATTGCAAAGATACGTGGTAATTAA
- a CDS encoding GDSL-type esterase/lipase family protein has translation MIFALVSSVTDCKSYSKRDYFDTSFQCFAEPGWRDDSNFKKYIEKAWLPMRLLFAEDNSKIKRSDIVFVGDSLVHLFVPELIAKEFPGQSVTNRGIGGDITETLLSRIEDDVLILHPGTIVIEIGGNDFREGKCLSLVQNNLQSIIQKIHNKNRNIKIILLAVPPTRVKELNQIVPVYNLFLNQLARTTKNVEYVEVWDTMRNPDLPTLSEEYFRPNGDVLHFNEKGYELWGKKLRPYLQK, from the coding sequence ATAATTTTTGCCCTGGTTTCGAGTGTTACAGATTGTAAATCATACTCGAAACGAGATTACTTCGATACCAGTTTCCAATGTTTTGCAGAGCCAGGGTGGCGAGACGACTCTAACTTTAAAAAGTATATAGAGAAGGCTTGGCTTCCCATGCGTTTGTTATTCGCAGAAGACAATTCTAAAATCAAAAGATCCGATATTGTATTTGTTGGTGATAGTTTGGTTCATTTATTTGTACCAGAACTCATCGCTAAAGAATTCCCCGGACAGTCTGTCACCAATCGTGGGATAGGTGGTGACATTACCGAGACTTTACTTTCGCGAATCGAGGATGATGTCCTGATTCTTCACCCAGGTACGATTGTCATTGAGATTGGTGGGAATGATTTTCGTGAAGGAAAGTGCCTAAGTTTAGTGCAAAATAACTTACAGTCTATCATTCAAAAAATTCATAACAAAAACCGAAATATTAAAATTATTTTGTTAGCTGTGCCACCAACTAGAGTTAAAGAACTAAACCAAATTGTTCCTGTATATAATTTGTTTTTGAATCAATTGGCTCGCACAACGAAAAATGTCGAGTATGTTGAAGTTTGGGACACTATGAGAAATCCAGACCTTCCCACATTAAGTGAGGAATACTTTCGCCCCAATGGAGATGTTTTACACTTTAATGAAAAAGGATATGAACTTTGGGGTAAAAAACTCAGACCCTATCTACAAAAGTAA
- the serB gene encoding phosphoserine phosphatase SerB, translating to MNSLLLISRSPISDSILSKTFPDTKNASSHPSAEKSLTFADSQIFRAERFGLHCVRLTLNESLDRNQVLKIRKDLAESQIDFLSIGSLLPKKKESLFVFDMDSTVIKEEVIDELARKHGVFDAVATVTKQAMEGGMGFDEALRLRVKHLAGLSKESFKEVYDLLTLNDGMEKVFQIVPANGSKLGILSGGFTPVLQLFSEKYPVSFYKANGLEEKNGSFTGEIFGEIINREKKEIYLKKYANELSIPLEQVVAVGDGANDALMLGAAGIGIGIHAKQGLKDQITNWIDFTDLSALVFLFEDTF from the coding sequence ATGAATTCACTTCTCCTGATTTCTCGATCTCCTATTTCTGATTCCATTCTTTCGAAAACCTTCCCCGATACAAAGAACGCTAGTTCCCATCCATCGGCAGAGAAAAGTCTTACGTTTGCGGATTCTCAAATATTTCGTGCGGAAAGATTTGGATTACACTGTGTAAGGTTGACCTTAAATGAATCTTTGGACAGAAACCAAGTGCTAAAAATTCGAAAGGATTTAGCCGAGTCTCAAATTGATTTTTTGTCCATTGGATCTTTATTACCAAAAAAGAAAGAATCCCTTTTCGTATTTGATATGGATTCCACCGTCATCAAAGAAGAAGTCATTGATGAGTTGGCAAGAAAACATGGAGTGTTTGATGCAGTTGCCACTGTTACCAAACAAGCGATGGAAGGTGGGATGGGATTTGACGAAGCCTTACGTCTGCGAGTGAAACACCTGGCCGGTCTTTCCAAAGAAAGTTTTAAAGAAGTTTATGATCTATTAACTCTGAATGATGGGATGGAAAAGGTGTTTCAGATTGTTCCAGCCAATGGATCCAAACTGGGAATTCTCAGTGGTGGATTTACTCCTGTATTACAATTATTTTCTGAAAAGTATCCTGTAAGTTTTTACAAAGCCAACGGTTTGGAAGAAAAGAACGGATCTTTTACCGGTGAAATCTTTGGTGAGATCATCAATAGAGAAAAAAAAGAAATCTATTTAAAGAAGTATGCGAATGAACTTTCCATTCCATTGGAACAAGTGGTGGCTGTTGGTGATGGAGCCAATGACGCACTGATGCTTGGTGCGGCAGGAATTGGAATTGGCATTCACGCAAAACAAGGATTAAAAGACCAAATCACCAATTGGATCGATTTCACGGATCTGTCAGCTTTAGTCTTTCTCTTTGAGGATACGTTTTAG
- the mutS gene encoding DNA mismatch repair protein MutS codes for MSENYEALNTPVMRQYTEVKEQHPDGIVFFRMGDFYEMFLDDAKIAAQILDITLTKRQNQIPMAGIPYHATESYISRLIAAGKKVVVCEQTKPEDPKAKIMSREVVRIITPGTVVEDNLLGGYQNNYLSLYYKEKKSVYLAFADVSTSELLYFFFAENETERINDTIKRFSPKEIIYTDELPPLSRESKIILSKIPPDYLPKKKGAGIDTVVHVLDAYLQYNYRKQNFVFKSPRRIDENDYLILDEQTVSHLELVENPNDKNHTLFGVLNRCITATGKRYLKQRILFPTRDENKIKSHWDKIEILSANKKERQKIKELLGDLIDLERVLTRFRVGKALPRDFRGIDKSLESTNTIKTILDGIGYDFSKLPKELNTLSKVFFDTLFEGELPVFLGNSPFLKAGFNKEYDDAILAREKGKDWILELEEKEKKASGISSLKIRYNKILGYFIEISKAQAKDVPAHFLKKQTLVTGERFTSPELEDLERAILQADEIIERIEKEKFEELVAHCISLYEEFLTLSTEVASLDYHLSLTETKEEYQWTRPEIRNDGILNYSESRHPVVETFLPIGERFVPNSLELNPTDNAIAVLTGPNMAGKSTFMRQIAINQILFQMGSYVPAKKASLAVVDRIFTRIGSGDNLTKGESTFFVEMKETATILNQFSENSLILFDEVGRGTSTYDGLSIAWAILEFLSAKFPKPKTIFATHYHELTELEKGNGIFNLYLDTFEKEGEILFLKKVKRGKSKQSFGIYVAKLAGIPETVSDRAKEILSGLESKKREIKIKNEEPSLFAGLMDNTTSNISPNEEKVLKRLKQIDPNQIPPMEALSILDELKRILKEKD; via the coding sequence ATGTCCGAAAACTATGAAGCATTGAACACTCCGGTCATGCGCCAATACACGGAAGTGAAAGAACAACACCCTGATGGGATTGTATTCTTTCGTATGGGTGATTTTTATGAAATGTTTTTGGACGATGCAAAAATTGCAGCGCAGATTTTAGACATCACTCTCACCAAACGCCAAAACCAAATTCCTATGGCAGGGATTCCTTACCATGCCACTGAAAGTTATATTTCCAGGCTGATTGCAGCGGGTAAAAAAGTAGTGGTTTGTGAACAAACAAAACCCGAAGATCCCAAAGCAAAAATCATGTCGAGGGAAGTGGTGCGAATCATCACACCAGGAACAGTGGTGGAAGACAACCTTCTTGGCGGATATCAAAACAACTATTTGTCTTTATACTACAAAGAAAAAAAATCCGTTTACTTAGCGTTCGCTGATGTTTCGACTTCAGAACTTTTATATTTCTTTTTTGCAGAAAATGAAACAGAAAGAATCAACGATACCATCAAACGATTTTCACCAAAAGAAATTATCTATACGGATGAATTACCGCCACTCTCCAGAGAATCAAAAATCATCCTTTCCAAAATTCCTCCCGACTACCTACCGAAAAAAAAAGGAGCTGGAATTGATACCGTAGTCCATGTTCTTGATGCGTATCTTCAGTATAATTACCGAAAACAAAACTTTGTTTTCAAATCACCGAGACGCATTGATGAAAACGATTATCTGATTTTGGATGAACAAACCGTCTCCCATCTAGAACTTGTAGAAAATCCAAATGACAAAAACCATACTTTGTTTGGTGTTCTCAACCGGTGTATTACGGCCACTGGCAAAAGGTACCTCAAACAAAGAATTCTATTTCCCACAAGAGATGAAAACAAAATCAAATCCCATTGGGACAAAATAGAAATCCTATCCGCCAATAAAAAAGAAAGGCAAAAAATTAAAGAATTGTTAGGTGATCTCATCGACTTAGAACGAGTTCTCACCCGTTTTCGTGTAGGAAAAGCTCTACCCCGCGACTTCCGTGGGATCGATAAAAGTTTAGAATCCACAAATACAATCAAAACCATACTGGATGGAATTGGTTATGATTTTTCAAAACTCCCTAAAGAACTAAATACTTTATCGAAAGTTTTTTTTGATACCCTCTTCGAGGGAGAACTTCCTGTATTTCTTGGGAACTCTCCCTTTCTGAAAGCAGGATTCAATAAAGAATACGATGATGCCATCCTTGCCCGAGAAAAAGGAAAAGATTGGATTTTAGAATTGGAAGAGAAGGAAAAAAAAGCATCAGGCATTTCTTCTCTAAAAATTCGTTACAATAAAATCCTGGGATACTTTATCGAAATTTCTAAAGCACAAGCCAAAGACGTTCCTGCACATTTTCTTAAAAAACAAACACTTGTTACTGGAGAAAGATTCACTTCACCCGAATTAGAAGACCTAGAACGAGCCATTCTCCAAGCAGATGAAATTATAGAAAGAATCGAAAAAGAAAAATTCGAAGAACTAGTTGCACATTGTATTTCTTTATATGAAGAATTTTTAACTCTTTCGACAGAAGTTGCATCTTTGGATTACCATCTTTCTCTCACAGAAACCAAAGAAGAATACCAGTGGACAAGGCCTGAGATTCGTAATGATGGAATTTTGAATTATTCCGAATCACGCCACCCTGTTGTAGAAACATTTTTACCTATCGGCGAACGTTTTGTACCCAATAGTTTAGAACTGAATCCGACTGACAACGCCATTGCCGTGTTAACCGGCCCCAATATGGCCGGGAAGTCCACCTTTATGCGCCAAATTGCGATCAACCAAATCTTATTCCAAATGGGTTCCTATGTTCCGGCAAAAAAAGCCTCCCTTGCCGTTGTGGACAGGATCTTCACTCGGATTGGTTCTGGAGATAACCTCACGAAAGGTGAGTCTACGTTTTTTGTAGAGATGAAAGAGACAGCCACCATCTTAAATCAATTTTCCGAAAATAGCCTCATTCTCTTTGATGAAGTGGGTCGGGGAACTTCTACCTATGACGGTCTTTCCATCGCATGGGCTATTTTGGAATTTTTATCTGCAAAGTTTCCTAAACCAAAAACTATCTTTGCCACTCACTACCATGAGTTAACGGAACTAGAAAAAGGAAATGGGATCTTTAATTTGTATTTGGATACATTTGAAAAAGAAGGAGAAATCTTATTCTTAAAAAAAGTCAAACGCGGGAAATCCAAACAGTCTTTTGGAATTTATGTAGCTAAACTTGCAGGAATCCCAGAAACAGTTTCAGATCGTGCAAAGGAAATTCTTTCCGGACTCGAATCCAAAAAAAGAGAAATCAAAATTAAAAACGAAGAACCAAGTCTCTTTGCTGGCCTTATGGATAACACTACATCCAATATTTCACCAAACGAAGAGAAGGTTCTAAAAAGACTTAAACAAATTGATCCCAACCAAATTCCACCGATGGAAGCTTTGTCAATTTTGGATGAACTAAAACGTATCCTCAAAGAGAAAGACTAA
- a CDS encoding phosphoribosylanthranilate isomerase translates to MGTGYKIKICGIKDLATLELCVDLQVDFVGLNFSPRSPRQIHEGTAESLLKIRNNSGFPKLVFLFFENSPSEIQSLKNSLKPDLIQLIRGDKFLTQELWEDLTETKSLLPAIRIQEIVTSDEDLEPKSDLVILDSYNKNFGGGTGHTFPWEYVTSVKRPFLLAGGITPTNVKTALETVRPYGIDVASGVETDGKKDPNKIKELVHNVRKL, encoded by the coding sequence ATGGGAACCGGATACAAAATCAAAATCTGTGGAATCAAAGACCTGGCCACACTCGAACTCTGTGTGGATCTCCAAGTTGATTTTGTAGGCCTAAACTTTTCCCCACGTTCCCCAAGGCAGATCCATGAAGGAACTGCCGAAAGTTTGCTCAAAATCAGAAACAATTCTGGGTTCCCTAAATTAGTATTTTTATTTTTTGAAAACTCCCCCAGTGAAATTCAAAGTTTAAAAAATAGTTTAAAACCAGACCTCATCCAACTCATTCGTGGTGACAAATTTCTTACACAAGAACTTTGGGAAGATCTAACAGAAACAAAATCACTCCTACCTGCCATTCGTATCCAAGAGATAGTAACTTCTGATGAAGATCTGGAACCTAAATCCGATTTAGTCATTCTCGACAGTTATAACAAAAACTTCGGTGGGGGAACTGGGCATACTTTCCCTTGGGAATATGTAACATCCGTAAAACGACCCTTCTTACTTGCTGGTGGAATTACACCAACCAATGTAAAAACTGCTTTAGAAACCGTTCGCCCTTATGGAATCGATGTGGCAAGTGGTGTCGAAACAGATGGGAAAAAAGATCCAAATAAAATAAAAGAATTGGTACACAATGTCCGAAAACTATGA
- a CDS encoding TetR/AcrR family transcriptional regulator, whose translation MQTPKEHTRKEILQAAREEFIQLGFEKASMRTIAKKAKVSTSNIYNYFENKEHLLTEILQPVLSGMEKAFAYVSHPDYFEKRFNDSYEAWQERFHIALEYVDSNRDDFILLLTKSQGSHLEEFPDTVLTRLTKINFDQYTSFKQKTPSYKGEVSEFVVRNILSFFLNIFVQMVRQGISKEDMLFYQDSFLKFLHYGYKGSIASDLS comes from the coding sequence ATGCAAACTCCCAAAGAACATACACGAAAAGAAATCTTACAAGCGGCTCGAGAAGAATTCATCCAACTCGGTTTTGAGAAAGCAAGTATGCGAACCATTGCCAAAAAGGCAAAGGTCTCCACGAGTAATATCTACAATTACTTCGAAAACAAAGAACACCTTCTAACAGAGATTTTACAACCAGTTCTTTCTGGGATGGAGAAAGCTTTTGCTTATGTTTCCCATCCAGATTATTTCGAAAAAAGATTTAACGACAGTTATGAAGCCTGGCAAGAACGATTTCACATTGCACTCGAATATGTGGACTCCAATCGAGATGATTTTATCCTTTTGTTAACTAAATCACAGGGGTCACATCTAGAGGAATTTCCCGATACCGTCCTCACTCGTCTTACAAAAATCAATTTTGATCAATACACTTCCTTCAAACAAAAAACACCTAGTTACAAGGGAGAAGTGAGTGAGTTTGTCGTAAGGAACATCCTTTCTTTCTTTTTGAACATCTTCGTCCAAATGGTACGACAAGGAATTTCCAAAGAGGATATGTTGTTCTATCAGGATAGTTTCCTTAAATTTTTGCATTACGGATACAAAGGATCGATTGCCTCTGATCTGAGTTGA
- a CDS encoding bifunctional folylpolyglutamate synthase/dihydrofolate synthase, which translates to MQFLDFLHSLQNIEKTRNFNVFQSYSLDGLSELFQFIKPKQNLHKPIRISVVGTNGKGSTSHYLASLLSVLGFKTGLYTSPHLLSPLERFQIFQAGKPILPKDEDVESFFVKTILPNLEKFKSLSYFEFLTVFSYLYFAEEKTEFEIWEAGLGGRLDATKLVEAEFVILTKIGLDHSEILGDTKEKICLEKLGIITDVCRKLVVMDPEDESLKTIIQNFSENKTLLQILPLEKKPTYLETNFLFSKNTLSDLFPEFESKLKSISFESVDRPRGRMEVLQKSPEIVFDPAHNPVAVATTTLEFSLTHKSFVIVLGSLPDKDREGILLALENLPLESLYLWEGPGFGTFSELPKALKTKTVRVQTEEDIKTLFQGRSPVLVLGSFRLYGIVANLIQNTINM; encoded by the coding sequence ATGCAGTTTTTAGATTTTTTACATAGCCTCCAAAATATAGAAAAAACAAGAAACTTCAATGTCTTTCAATCCTATTCTTTAGATGGCCTTTCCGAACTTTTCCAATTCATAAAACCCAAACAAAATCTACACAAACCCATTCGTATCAGTGTTGTAGGAACCAATGGGAAAGGTTCTACCTCACATTATTTAGCCTCTCTGTTATCAGTTTTAGGATTCAAAACAGGACTTTATACTTCACCACACCTACTCTCACCTTTGGAACGGTTTCAAATCTTTCAAGCTGGGAAACCAATCCTTCCCAAAGATGAAGATGTGGAATCATTCTTCGTCAAAACGATCCTTCCCAACTTAGAAAAATTTAAGTCACTTTCCTATTTTGAGTTTTTGACAGTGTTTTCTTACCTCTACTTTGCCGAAGAAAAAACAGAATTTGAAATTTGGGAAGCGGGGCTTGGGGGAAGGCTTGATGCCACAAAACTAGTTGAGGCAGAATTTGTAATACTCACCAAAATTGGATTGGATCATTCTGAAATTTTAGGTGATACCAAAGAAAAAATTTGTTTAGAAAAGTTGGGAATTATAACAGATGTTTGTCGGAAGTTAGTGGTGATGGATCCAGAGGATGAATCCCTAAAAACCATCATTCAAAATTTTTCGGAAAATAAAACACTGCTTCAGATCCTTCCTCTCGAAAAAAAACCAACCTATTTAGAAACTAACTTTCTTTTTTCTAAAAATACCCTTAGCGATCTGTTTCCGGAATTCGAATCCAAACTAAAATCAATTTCCTTTGAAAGCGTAGACCGACCACGAGGAAGAATGGAAGTTCTACAAAAATCTCCTGAAATTGTTTTTGATCCTGCTCACAATCCAGTAGCTGTCGCCACCACTACTCTTGAGTTTTCACTGACTCATAAATCGTTTGTGATTGTTTTGGGTAGTCTACCGGACAAGGACCGAGAAGGGATTTTGTTAGCTCTAGAAAATCTCCCACTTGAGTCTCTTTATCTTTGGGAGGGCCCAGGTTTTGGAACTTTTTCCGAACTTCCAAAAGCCCTAAAAACTAAAACTGTCCGGGTTCAGACCGAAGAGGACATAAAAACCCTATTCCAAGGCAGATCTCCAGTTTTGGTGTTAGGAAGTTTTCGGTTGTATGGAATTGTGGCAAATTTGATACAAAATACAATAAACATGTAA
- a CDS encoding shikimate dehydrogenase family protein, with protein sequence MYSKHTEIFGILGYPLGHTLSPWIHNTLFQLSGYDGVYLVFENQNWKEIGLRPLIDLGVKGVSVTIPFKEWAYSQANDVCTTSKTMGSSNTLLFRDGIQAVNTDGTGAVTSILKSDPKLLDPVIEKQILVIGSGGSAKGILFAIAESLKQNIGNGKIHRKVKILARNESATKEILQSLENPDWLEVTTQEESLKEAENYDLVIHTTPVGMKGIGGEPLLHKNFFTKKHTLFDIVYNPLETDLVKQAKKKKAEIIPGYHMLLYQGIRQFELFTNLEVKTKWIKKVESLLLKQLKNRY encoded by the coding sequence TTGTATTCAAAACACACAGAGATATTTGGCATCTTAGGGTATCCCTTAGGACATACCCTTTCCCCTTGGATTCATAACACCCTATTCCAACTCTCTGGATATGATGGAGTGTATCTAGTATTTGAAAACCAAAATTGGAAAGAGATAGGTCTACGTCCTCTCATTGACTTGGGTGTCAAAGGTGTATCTGTTACGATTCCTTTCAAAGAATGGGCATACTCACAAGCGAACGATGTTTGTACTACCTCAAAGACAATGGGCTCATCCAATACATTGCTCTTCCGTGACGGAATCCAAGCAGTAAACACTGATGGAACTGGTGCTGTTACATCCATTCTAAAATCGGATCCCAAACTCTTAGATCCTGTAATCGAAAAACAAATTTTGGTAATCGGGAGTGGTGGAAGTGCGAAAGGGATTCTTTTTGCAATTGCAGAATCTCTCAAACAAAATATTGGGAATGGAAAGATCCACAGAAAGGTAAAAATACTCGCAAGAAATGAATCCGCAACCAAAGAGATCTTACAATCGTTAGAAAATCCAGATTGGCTAGAAGTGACTACTCAAGAAGAAAGCCTTAAAGAAGCAGAGAATTACGACCTGGTCATTCATACTACACCCGTTGGAATGAAAGGAATTGGGGGAGAACCGTTACTTCACAAAAACTTTTTTACCAAAAAACATACGTTATTCGACATTGTTTACAATCCGTTAGAGACTGATTTGGTCAAACAAGCAAAGAAAAAAAAGGCAGAGATTATTCCTGGATATCATATGTTACTTTACCAAGGAATCAGACAATTCGAACTCTTTACAAATTTAGAAGTCAAAACTAAATGGATAAAAAAAGTAGAATCCTTATTATTAAAACAATTGAAAAACAGATATTAA